In the genome of Rhodamnia argentea isolate NSW1041297 chromosome 3, ASM2092103v1, whole genome shotgun sequence, one region contains:
- the LOC115746538 gene encoding non-specific lipid transfer protein GPI-anchored 7-like produces the protein MTSTSRRTPLLLAAALLFAAGAAILAEAQTPATQTCASKLVPCADYMNSTNPPDTCCNPIKQAVATDLACLCNLYNTPNLLASLGINVTQALQLTKECGVSTDTGLCNASATSPSSSTTPPPATPGGDSDAGRITWSGISSSFLILASMMFY, from the exons ATGACCTCGACTTCTCGCCGGACGCCTCTCCTCCTGGCGGCGGCGCTGTTGTTCGCCGCCGGGGCCGCCATCCTCGCGGAGGCGCAGACGCCGGCGACGCAGACGTGCGCGTCGAAGCTGGTGCCCTGCGCCGACTACATGAACTCGACGAACCCGCCGGACACGTGCTGCAACCCGATCAAGCAGGCGGTGGCCACCGACCTCGCTTGCCTCTGCAACCTCTACAACACCCCAAACCTGCTCGCCTCCCTGGGGATCAACGTCACCCAGGCTCTCCAGCTCACGAAGGAATGCGGTGTCTCCACCGACACCGGCCTCTGCAACG CGAGCGCTACGTCTCCATCGTCATCAACAACACCACCACCAG CGACGCCCGGAGGCGACAGCGATGCCGGCAGAATAACTTGGAGCGGTATCTCAAGCTCATTCCTCATTCTGGCATCGATGATGTTTTATTGA
- the LOC115746497 gene encoding UDP-glucuronate 4-epimerase 3-like: MSQLKTISLSHLDNVPSSPGKFKSDKPLTYIHRLRFHSSVSKLTLWLALFLALLVFFFFLSPPSPSPPPRRSLGSWGGSRWEKRIRTSARVRSRSSSTVLVTGAAGFVGTHVSLALKRRGDGVIGLDNFNEYYDTKLKRARQEMLDQAGVFVVEGDINDRELLNKLFDVVPFTHVMHLAAQAGVRYAMQNPASYVHSNIAGFVNLLEVCKSANPQPAIVWASSSSVYGLNSKVPFSEKDRTDQPASLYAASKKAGEEIAHTYNHIYGLSITGLRFFTVYGPWGRPDMAYFFFTEDILKGKEITIYEGSDHISVARDFTYIDDIVKGCVSALDSAKKSTGSGGKKKGSAQFRIFNLGNTSPVPVTKLVNILEKLLKVKAKKKFLPLPRNGDVKFTHANISLAQRDLGYKPTTDLETGLKKFVKWYIRYYKGSKRSSW; the protein is encoded by the coding sequence ATGTCACAGTTGAAGACGATCTCACTCTCCCACTTGGACAATGTGCCATCCTCGCCGGGTAAGTTCAAGTCCGACAAACCGTTGACCTACATCCACCGTCTGAGGTTCCACTCCTCGGTCTCCAAACTCACTCTCTGGTTAGCCCTCTTCTTGGCCCTCCtcgtgttcttcttcttcctctcccctCCCTCCCCGTCCCCGCCGCCGAGGCGGTCTCTCGGCTCGTGGGGCGGGTCGCGTTGGGAGAAGCGGATCCGGACGTCGGCCCGGGTCAGATCGCGGTCCAGTTCCACAGTCTTGGTCACTGGGGCCGCCGGGTTCGTCGGCACCCACGTCTCGCTCGCCCTCAAGCGCCGCGGGGACGGCGTCATCGGGCTCGATAATTTCAATGAGTACTATGACACCAAGCTCAAAAGGGCCAGGCAAGAGATGCTGGATCAAGCGGGGGTCTTTGTCGTTGAAGGAGATATTAATGATAGGGAGCTTCTGAATAAGCTATTCGATGTGGTGCCGTTCACCCATGTAATGCATCTCGCAGCGCAGGCCGGGGTGCGCTATGCGATGCAGAACCCCGCATCTTATGTGCATAGCAACATCGCCGGGTTTGTGAACCTTCTGGAGGTGTGCAAATCTGCGAATCCACAGCCAGCAATCGTGTGGGCTTCTTCGAGTTCGGTCTACGGGCTCAATTCCAAGGTGCCCTTTTCGGAGAAGGACCGGACTGATCAGCCTGCGAGTCTGTATGCTGCCTCGAAGAAGGCCGGTGAGGAAATCGCGCACACTTATAATCATATCTATGGGTTATCCATCACTGGATTGCGGTTTTTCACTGTGTATGGACCGTGGGGTAGGCCAGACATGGCATACTTCTTTTTCACCGAGGATATCTTGAAGGGGAAGGAGATTACAATATATGAAGGGTCTGATCATATTTCTGTTGCTAGAGATTTTACCTACATTGATGATATTGTGAAGGGTTGTGTGTCTGCCCTGGATTCTGCCAAGAAAAGTACTGGGAGCGGTGGTAAGAAGAAGGGGTCTGCGCAGTTCCGCATTTTCAATTTAGGGAATACATCTCCGGTGCCCGTGACTAAGCTCGTGAACATATTGGAAAAGCTTTTGAAGGTTAAGGCTAAGAAGAAGTTTTTGCCTTTGCCGAGGAACGGCGATGTGAAATTTACACACGCGAACATAAGTTTGGCTCAGCGCGATCTTGGATATAAGCCTACCACTGACTTGGAGACAGGGTTGAAGAAGTTTGTGAAGTGGTACATCCGTTACTACAAAGGGTCGAAAAGGAGTTCCTGGTGA
- the LOC115746555 gene encoding uncharacterized protein LOC115746555 yields the protein MVVHMKMRSIWRLAHFGKLDALKYTYTAFARYCHSEPLGVTATYLEPSPSSSNKNSVAIFWDLDNKPPNSFPPFDAAIKLRASASSFGVVQYMVAYANRHAFSHIPPVVREQRKERKVLNKLENKGVIRLVEPYLCRVCGRKFYTNEKFVNHFKQIHEREHMKRVSQIESARGKRRVNLVAKYSMKMEKYKSAARDALTPKVGYGLADELKRAGFFVNMVSDRPQAADVALRNNMVDVMDKRKADCLVLVSDDSDFVDVLKEAKLRCLRTVVVGDINDGPLKRTADVGFSWRDILMGKAKKEAVSVMGHWKDRDILKRLEWTYNPEVDRKMYDYYDESESQDFEDSEGGVDVEFIEKDDRRAWWDLDSDDDASSQASHLSS from the coding sequence ATGGTTGTTCATATGAAGATGCGAAGCATTTGGCGTCTTGCTCATTTTGGAAAACTCGATGCCCTCAAGTACACGTACACTGCCTTTGCTAGATATTGTCACTCTGAGCCACTCGGTGTCACTGCTACTTATTTGGAACCATCGCCTTCATCAAGTAACAAGAATAGTGTGGCCATCTTTTGGGATTTAGACAACAAGCCCCCTAATTCGTTCCCTCCATTTGATGCTGCTATCAAGCTCAGAGCTTCGGCTTCTTCGTTCGGTGTGGTCCAGTACATGGTGGCTTATGCTAATCGTCACGCATTCAGCCACATCCCTCCAGTTGTTAGAGAGCAgaggaaagagaggaaggtGTTGAACAAGTTGGAAAATAAGGGTGTGATCAGGCTGGTGGAGCCGTACTTGTGTCGCGTGTGTGGGAGGAAATTCTATACAAACGAAAAATTTGTTAATCATTTCAAGCAAATCCACGAGCGCGAACATATGAAGAGGGTGAGTCAAATAGAGTCCGCGAGGGGAAAGAGGAGGGTGAACTTGGTTGCTAAGTACTCGATGAAAATGGAGAAGTACAAGAGTGCCGCGAGGGATGCTTTGACCCCCAAAGTCGGGTACGGTTTAGCGGATGAGTTGAAACGAGCGGGGTTTTTCGTGAATATGGTCTCAGATAGGCCTCAAGCAGCGGATGTTGCATTGAGGAATAACATGGTTGATGTGATGGATAAGAGGAAGGCTGATTGTTTGGTCCTGGTCTCAGATGATTCGGATTTTGTTGATGTTTTGAAGGAAGCGAAGCTGAGGTGTCTTAGGACTGTTGTTGTGGGAGATATAAACGACGGACCTTTGAAGAGAACGGCAGATGTTGGGTTCTCGTGGAGGGATATTCTGATGGGGAAGGCTAAGAAAGAAGCTGTGTCGGTTATGGGCCATTGGAAAGACCGTGACATTTTGAAGAGGCTGGAGTGGACTTACAACCCAGAAGTGGATAGGAAAATGTATGATTATTATGACGAGAGTGAAAGCCAGGATTTTGAAGACAGTGAGGGCGGAGTAGATGTTGAATTTATAGAAAAAGATGATAGGAGAGCTTGGTGGGATCTGGACTCAGATGATGATGCTTCTTCTCAGGCATCTCATTTATCTTCATGA